CGTGCTCACGCGCGCCGCATCGGGCGATCCGGTCTCGGTGCTGCTGGGCGACCAGGCCACAGCCGCCGACATCGCGCGCGTGCAGAAGGACTACGGCCTCGACAAGCCGCTGCCCGTGCAGTTCGGCTACTGGCTGCGCGAAGTGCTGCAGGGCAACCTGGGCACCTCGATCTTCCTGCAGCGCCCGGTGACGCAGGCGCTGTGGGAGCGCGCCGAGCCCACCACGCTGCTCGCGCTCATGGCCGTGGCCATCGCGGCGCTGATCGGCGTGCCCTGCGGCATCGTCTCGGCCGTGTTCCGCGGCCGCGTGGTCGACCAGCTCTTCACGGGCGTCGCGATGCTCGGCGCGAGCATTCCGAGCTTCTGGCTGGGCATCGTGCTGATCCAGATCTTCGCGGTGTCGTTCGGATGGTTCCCGGTCTCCGGCTACGGCGCGCCCGATGCGGCGTTGGCCGAGCGGCTGCATTCGCTGGTGCTGCCGGCGGCGGTGCTGGGCCTCCTGAATTCGGCACTCATCATTCGCTTCACCCGCGCCTCGATGCTCGACGTGCTCGGCGAAGACTACGTGCGCACCGCGCGCTCCAAGGGCCTGAGCGAAAGCAAGGTGGTGCTCAAGCATGCGCTGCGCAATGCGCTGGTGCCCATCGTCACGGTGATCGGCCTGACGGTCGCGCTGATGATCGGCGGCGCCGTCATCACCGAGACGGTGTTCGGCCTGCCGGGCGTCGGCAACCTCGTGGTGAGTGCAGTGCTGCGGCGCGACTACCCGGTGATCCAGGGGGCGCTGCTCGTGATTGCAGCGATCTACGTGCTCATCAATTTCTCGATCGATCTGCTGTATGCGGTGGTCGATCCTCGTGTGAAGGTCTGAGCCGTGCAGATGCCAAGAATGCTCCGCCAACTGATGCACCGCCGCATCGTGATGG
This region of Variovorax sp. RKNM96 genomic DNA includes:
- a CDS encoding ABC transporter permease, whose protein sequence is MKSASLRYIASRAGGMLVVLAIVAVLVFVLTRAASGDPVSVLLGDQATAADIARVQKDYGLDKPLPVQFGYWLREVLQGNLGTSIFLQRPVTQALWERAEPTTLLALMAVAIAALIGVPCGIVSAVFRGRVVDQLFTGVAMLGASIPSFWLGIVLIQIFAVSFGWFPVSGYGAPDAALAERLHSLVLPAAVLGLLNSALIIRFTRASMLDVLGEDYVRTARSKGLSESKVVLKHALRNALVPIVTVIGLTVALMIGGAVITETVFGLPGVGNLVVSAVLRRDYPVIQGALLVIAAIYVLINFSIDLLYAVVDPRVKV